Genomic segment of Mycolicibacterium psychrotolerans:
AGGTTTCGCGCTCGTCTCCGCGCACGGCGTGATCGGTGGCGCCGGCCATCCGCATCGCGAGCATCGTGGCCGCCTCCGCCTCGACCGCCAGATCGGCCAACACGTTGCGCATCAGAGGCTGATCGATCAGGTAGGCGCCGAACGCCTTTCGGTGCTGGGCATGGTGGATGGCGCGCATCAGGCCATTGCGCATGCTGGTCGCACTGCCCAGCGTGCAGTCCAGCCTGGTGAGATTGACCATCTCGATGATGGTGGGCACACCGCGCCCCTCCTCGCCCACCAGCCACGCCGTCGCGCCGTCGTACTCCACCTCGCTCGAGGCGTTGGCGTGGTTGCCCAGCTTGTCCTTGAGCCGCTGCAGGAACATGCGGTTGCGGCTGCCGTCGGGCAGGATGCGCGGCAGCAGGAAGCAGCTCAGGCCTCCCCCTTTCCCGTCGCTTCGCTCGCCCCGGTCCCGCGCCTGCGCGAGCACCAGGAAGATGTCGCACATCGGCGCCGAGGTGAACCACTTGTGACCACGCAGCGAGTAGGTACCGTCGCCGTTCGGGGTGGCCTCGGTGGTGCCGGCGCGGACGTCGGACCCACCCTGCTTCTCGGTCATCGACATGCCCGCGGTGATGCCGGCCTTCGTGGTGGGCACGGCGAGGTGCGGGTCGTAGCTGCGGCTGGTCAGCAGCGGCTCGTAGACCGCGGCCAGCTCGGGGTTGTGCCGCAACGCCGGGACGACGGCGTAGGTCATCGAGATCGGGCAGATGTGCCCGGGCTCCGGCGTCCACACCGAGGTCTTCGCGGCCCGCACGACGTGTGCACCGGGGCGGTCATCCGCCCAGGGCGCGGCGTGCAGGCCGTGGCCGACGGCGACGCTCATCAGCTCGTGGTAGGCGGGGTCGAACTCGATCTCGTCGATCCGGTGCCCGTTCCGGTCGTGGGTGTGCAGCACCGGCCGGTTCCGGTCGGCCAGCTCGCCCCAGCGCTGGGCCCGGGTCGAGCCGCCGAGCGCCCCCAGTTCGTGGACCTCGTCGGCGCCCCACTGACCGCCCTCGCGGATCAGGGCCTCGGCGAGGACTGGCGAGGCCGCCGGGTTGAAGTTCTCCAGTGGAGGGACCTGGTTGGTGACGACATGGGTGTCCATGCCGACCACTGTTACATTTACGCGACGGTCACACAAGATCTGTAACAGAAACCATGTCGGCCGCACGGCGGCGGCGCGCCTCGAACCGCTTCAGGGCGAGGATCACCACTGCGGCGAGCACCCAGCCCAACAGAAGATCGACCACGTAATGCTCGGCGCTGTAGACGAGCGTGAAGGCCATGACCAAGGGATAGGCCACCAGCAGCGGGCGCCACCAGCGCTGGACACGGGTCCAGAGGAAGGCCGCCAGCGCCGCGGACATGCCGGCGTGCAGGGACGGGATGGCCGCCACCAGGTTGACGCTGGCCTGCCCCTGGTCGAGCAGAGCGGTGGCCGAGTGCAGATTCAACTTGCCCCACCCACGCCCGACAATCCGCTCCACCCAGTCGTGCGCGCCATCCTGGGTGGACTGCATGGCGCCGAGCAGACCGCCGTCGGGCACGCCGCGGGCAGAACGGAACATGCAGCCCGGCCCCGACGGGCCGTCGGCGACGTCACCGGGCGTGCACCGGGCGGCGGCCCACGGCGGGGCAGCGGGCAGCAGCGCGTAGATCAACAGCGCCGTGAAATTGAGCCCGACGAACAACCGGACGAAGGCTTTCCATTCCTCGCGGTCCCGCAGCCACAACACACCGGCGATCACGTACGGGAGGATGAAGAACGACATGTAGACACTGCTGATCACCACCTCCCACCAGGGCGGAGACGGCAGTTTGAGGCGTTCCTGCAACCACACGGTCGGCATGGCACCGAAGAAGATCGCGCGATCGGCGTCCGCCTGCCAGTGCCACAGGGTTGGCCGTCCGATCAGCGTGGCCGCTCCCCTGCTCAGGTCGTAGGCGATGAGCACGAGCGCGAACGGCAGCCAGTCGCGGACCACCTGGAACACGCGCCGGCCCTGCCCGATGCTCGCCGCGATCAGCCCGGTGCAGATATAGACCAACAGCAGCTCTCGGTTGAACGCGAAACCGTCGGTGACGGTGCGCCAGACCACCACCGTCGCCCAGACCGCTACCGCGACCCAGCGTGCGATCCGCAACCGGCGCGCCCGCGTCGGCGGCGACGGGACGTCGGTATCGTGCGTCAGCGCAATCGACGACTGGTCAATTGCGGACACATAAGCCTCTCGACGCAGGAAAAGGGGAGGATTCCCGGCGTAAGCCTAATTAACCGTGCGGCCACCCGCCGTTCAACCTCGGTTCGGCTACGAAAGTGTGACCGTCGCGAGTCCCGTCGTCAGCGCAGATGCTCCCGCAGGAACGCGATGTCGTCCTTGCGTCCCTCGTCGGCCGTCTCGCAGATCACCGGGGCGCCGGCCGCCGAGACCACGGCCACCAGCAGCTGCGGATCGATCTGGCCGGTGCCGAAGTTGGCGTGCCGGTCGGCCCCGGACCCTGCCGCGTCTCTGGAGTCGTTGCAGTGCACCAGGTCGATGCGTCCGGTGATCGCCTTGATCCGTTCGACCGCGTCGATCAGCGCCTCGCCCGCCGCCCATGCGTGACAGGTGTCCAGGCAGAACCCGATGCCCTTGTCCCCGATGTGGTCCCACAGCCGTGCGATCGTGTCGAAATGCCGCGCCATCGCGTGGTCACCGCCCGCGGTGTTCTCCAGATACACCGGCACATCGGTCTCCAGGTAGTCCAGCGCCTTGGCCCAGCGCTCGAAGCCTGCCTGCATGTCGTTGTCGTCGGCGTGGCCGCCGTGCACGATCACCGCGGTGGCGCCGACGTCGGCCGCCGCGTCGCACGTGTCCTGCAGGATCTTGCGCGACGGAATGCGGACCCGGTTGTTGGCCGATGCCACGTTGATCAGATACGGCGCGTGCACGTAGATGGGGGTCGACGACGCCTTGAGCGCGTCGGCGTCATCCCGCGGCTTCGGCTTCTTCCAGCTCTGCGGGTTGCCGAGGAAGAACTGGAGAACGTCGGCGCCGTCGGCCTGCGCCGCGGCCAGAGGGTCGTCACCGTGGACATGGGATCCGATCAGCACGCCGCCAGTTTAGGCGCTGCGCCCGACAGCGATCGGAGCGTGGGGTTTTACTCCCGCAGCCGCGCGGTCACGGCCGCGAGCACCGGTTCCGCCGCGTCGAGGAACACCCCGAAATGCGTCTGGTCGACGATCACGTCGAGTGTCGCCCCGTGTGCGCCCAGTGCGGCGACGTCGGCGCGCACGTGCGGCACGATCCACTCCTGGGAGCCGACGTAGTAGGTGGCGCTGCAGGCGATGGACGCCGGGTCGACGTACCTCGTCGGGCACATCGACCCGGTGACCGCCGCCGCCACCGCGCGTGCGTCGTTGCCGTCCTCGAGCATCGTTCGCACCGCGGGATCGGTGATGCCGAACGCCTCCCAGACGCGGGCCCAGTCGCCGTCGCGCAACATCGCGGCGAAGCGGACCAGGATCCGATCCACCTCCTCCTCGTGGGCGTGCATCGCGTACGCGCCGACCACGAGGCGTTCGACCCGCTGCGGGTACCGGGCGGCCAGATTGACCGCCAGCCACCCGCCCCGGGAGTAACCCCACACGGTGGCCCGCCGTACGCCCTCGGCATCGAGCACGGCGACCAGATCCGCCGTGACGCTCGCGGGACGGTAGGCGTCCGGCTCCTGGGGTCGGTCGCTTGCGCCGTGCCCGAGAGGGTCGATGGCGATCACCCGCCAGTCGCGGGCCAGGGTGTCGACGTAACCGAAGTCCTTCCAGTGCCGGGCCGCCAGCAGGGTCCCCGGGACGAGGACGAGCGGCGGGCCGTCGCCGTCGACGGTGTAGTGGATGCGCAAGCCCCGCGACGTCGTCTGCACATCACCGAGTGTGGGGCGCGATACCCCGAAAGGGGTAAGGAACAGTCATGGCGTCGCAGACGGAGTACGACCTGGTGGTCATCGGCTCGGGACCGGGCGGGCAGAAAGCGGCAGTGGCCGCGTCCAAGCTGGGTAAGTCCGTCGCGGTCATCGAACGGGGCTGGATGCTGGGCGGCGTCTGCGTGAACACCGGCACGATCCCGTCGAAGACGCTGCGCGAGGCGGTCATCTACCTGACCGGAATGAACCAGCGCGAGCTGTACGGCACCAGCTACCGGGTCAAGGACAACATCACCACCGAGGACCTGCACATGCGTACCTCGCACGTCATCACCCGGGAGATCGACGTCGTCCGCAGCCAGCTGATACGCAACAAGATCGACCTGTTCACCGGCCACGGCCGCTTCGTCGACCCACACACCGTGGTGGTCGAGAACGAGAACGACAGTGAGCACACCACCGTCAGCGGCGAGCACATCGTGATCGCCACCGGCACCAAACCCGCACGGCCGGACGGCATCGAGTTCGACGACGAGCACGTGCTCGACTCCGACGGAATCCTCGGGTTGAAGAAGGTGCCGACGTCGATGGTCGTCGTCGGAGCGGGCGTCGTCGGGATCGAGTACGCGTCGATCTTCGCCGCGCTCGGCACGAAGGTCACCGTCGTCGAGAAGCGGCCCTCCATGCTCGACTTCGTCGACTCGGAGATCGTCGAGGCGCTGACCTTTCACCTGCGCGATCTGGCGGTCACGTTCCGGTTCGGTGAGGAGGTGACGGGCGTGGAGATCGGCGACGAGTCGACGTTGACGACGCTGGCCTCCGGGAAACAGATCGCCGCCGACACCGTGATGTACTCGGCCGGCCGCCAAGGCCTCACCGACACGTTGGATCTGAAGGCCGCCGGACTCGAGGCCGACAAGAGGGGGCGTTTGGACGTCGGTGACGATTTCCGCACCGCCGTCGAGCACATCTTCGCCGTCGGCGACGTCATCGGATTTCCCGCGCTGGCGGCCACCTCGATGGATCAGGGCCGGCTCGCCGCGTACCACGCGTTCGACGAGCCTGCGAATGACATGACCGCCCTGCAACCGATCGGGATCTACACCATCCCCGAGGTCTCCTACGTCGGCGCCACCGAAGCCGAGCTGACGGAGCAGTCCATCCCGTACGAGTTCGGGGTGGCCCGCTACCGCGAACTCGCCCGCGGTCAGATCGCCGGCGACTCCCACGGCATGCTCAAGCTTCTGGTGTCGACCGAGGACCGCACGCTGCTCGGCGTCCACATCTTCGGCACGAACGCCACCGAGCTCATCCATATCGGGCAGGCGGTGATGGGGTGCGGCGGCACGGTCGACTACCTCGTCGACGCCGTGCTCAACTATCCGACGTTCTCCGAGGCTTACAAGGTGGCGGCGCTGGACGTGACCAACAAGCTGCGCGCGGTCGAAGAGTTCCGGAAATAGAAAGAACCCCCACTCCCGAGACCGGGAGCGGGGGTTCTTCCCTTACGAACTAGCGGTAGTCCGAGTAACCGTAGTCATCCAGCGGCACCGCAGCGCCGGTGGCCTGACCGAAGTCCGGGCTGTAGTACTGATCCTCGTAGGACGGGATCGTGTACGCCGCGGCGCGGGCCTCTTCGGTCGGCTGAACCTGGATGTTGCGGTACCGGTTGATGCCGGTGCCGGCCGGGATCAGCTTGCCGATGATCACGTTCTCCTTCAGACCCTGCAGCTTGTCGCTGCGGCAGTTGATCGCCGCATCGGTCAGCACGCGGGTGGTCTCCTGGAACGACGCCGCCGACAGCCACGAATCCGTGGCCAGCGACGCCTTCGTGATACCCATCAGCACCGGACGACCCGCCGCGGGCTCGTTGCCCTCGGCGACCACCCGACGGTTCTCCGTCTCGAACTCGCCACGCTCGGTCAGCGAGCCGGGCAGGAACTCCGTCGCACCCGAATCGATGATCGTGACGCGACGCAGCATCTGCCGGACGATGACCTCGATGTGCTTGTCGTGGATCGACACACCCTGAGCGCGGTACACCTCCTGGACCTCCTTGACGAGGTGGATCTGCACCTCGCGGGGACCCTGGACGCGCAGCACCTCGTGCGGGTCGGCCGAGCCTTCCATCAGCTGCTGGCCCACCTCGACGTGGTCGCCGTCGGTCAGCAGTCGCTCGGAGCCGTCCTCGTGCTTGAACACCTTCAGGCGCTGACGACGGGAGAGCTTGTCGTACACGACCTCCTCGCCCCCGTCGTCGGGAACGATGGTGATCTTGTAGAACTTGTCGCTCTCCTCCAGGCGGATCCGCCCGCTGACGTCGGCGATCGGGGCGCGGTTGCGGGGCACGCGGGCCTCGAACAGCTCCTGCACGCGGGGCAGACCACCGACGATGTCCTGGCCACCGGTGACACCACCCTGGTGGAAGGTACGCATCGTCAGCTGCGTGCCGGGCTCACCGATCGACTGCGCGGCCACGATGCCGACGGCCTCGCCGATGTCGACCAGCTTGCCGGTCGCCATCGAACGGCCATAGCACATGGCGCACACGCCGGTGCCCGTCGTGCATGTCAGCACCGACCGGACCTTGACCTCGGTGATCCCGGCGGCCAACAGCGCATCGATGGCCGGGTCACCCAGGTCGTGACCACGCTCGACGACGACGTTGCCGTCGGCGTCGACCGCGTCGGTCGCCAGGGTGCGGGCGTAGGCCGAGGTCTCGATGTGCTGATCGCGCACCAAGGTGCCGTCGTCCTGCTTCTCGGCCAGCGTGACGTTGATGCCGCGCTCGGTCTCGCAGTCGTTCTCGCGAACGATGACGTCCTGCGACACGTCCACCAGACGGCGGGTCAGGTAACCCGAGTCGGCGGTACGCAGCGCGGTGTCGGCCAGACCCTTACGGGCGCCGTGGGTGTTGATGAAGTACTCCAGCACCGTCAGGCCCTCGCGGAACGAGGACTTGATCGGACGCGGGATGAACTCACCCTTCGGGTTCGTCACCAGGCCCTTCATGCCGGCCAGGGTGCGGGTCTGGGTGAGGTTGCCCGTCGCGCCGGACTTCACGATCGTGATGATCGGGTTGTCCTCGGGGTAGTACTCCTCCAGCGCCTTACCGACCTCTTCGGTCGCGTCCTGCCAGATCTTGACCAGGGCCTCGTTGCGCTCGTCGTGGTTGAGCGCGCCGCGCTGGTACTTCTTCTCGATCCCGTCGGCTTCCTTCTCGTACCGGTCGAGGATCTCTTGCTTCTGCGGCGGCACCAGCACGTCGGCCATCGAGACCGTCACCCCGGAACGCGTGGCCCAGTGGAAGCCGGCGTCCTTGAGCTTGTCGACGGTCTGCGCGACGACGATCATCGGGTAGCGCTCGGCCAGATCGTTGATGATCCGGGCCTGCACCTTCTTGTGCATCTGCTCGTTGACGAACGGATAGCCCTTCGGCAGCAGCTCGTTGAACAGCACACGGCCCAGCGTGGTGTCGGCGGTCCAGGCGTCGCCCGGGGTCCAGCCGTTCTCGAACAGCTGCGCCTCGAGGTCGACCGGCGGACGCTGCTGCGTCAGCCGCACCCGGATCTTCGCCCGCACCGACAGCGCGCCGCGGTCGAGCGCCATGATGGCCTCGGCCGGCGAGCTGTACACCCCGGACTCCGGCTGATCCTTGGCGGCCGGCGTGTAGTGGCCGGTGTCGCCCTCGATCTCGGTGGTCAGGAAGTACAGGCCGGTCACCATGTCCAGACGCGGCATGGCCAACGGGCGGCCCGACGCCGGAGACAGGATGTTGTTCGACGACAGCATCAGGATGCGCGCCTCGGCCTGCGCCTCCGCGCTCAACGGGAGGTGCACGGCCATCTGGTCACCGTCGAAGTCGGCGTTGAACGCCTCACAGACCAGCGGGTGCAGCTGGATGGCCTTGCCCTCCACCAGCTGCGGCTCGAAGGCCTGGATCCCCAAACGGTGGAGTGTCGGTGCCCTATTGAGCAGCACGGGGTGCTCACCGATGACCTCTTCGAGGACGTCCCACACCTGCGGACGCTGACGCTCCACCATCCGCTTGGCGCTCTTGATGTTCTGCGCGTGGTTCAGGTCGACCAGGCGCTTCATCACGAACGGCTTGAACAGCTCCAAGGCCATCAGCTTCGGCAGACCGCACTGGTGCAGCTTGAGCTGCGGGCCGACCACGATGACCGAACGGCCCGAGTAGTCGACGCGCTTGCCGAGCAGGTTCTGGCGGAAGCGGCCCTGCTTGCCCTTGAGCAGATCGGAAAGCGACTTCAGCGGACGGTTGCCCGGCCCGGTAACGGGCCTGCCCCGACGTCCGTTGTCGAACAGGGCGTCGACCGACTCCTGCAGCATCCGCTTCTCGTTGTTGACGATGATCTCGGGGGCACCGAGGTCGATCAGTCGCTTGAGCCGGTTGTTGCGGTTGATGACGCGGCGGTACAGGTCGTTCAGGTCCGAGGTGGCGAACCGGCCACCGTCGAGCTGCACCATCGGCCGCAGCTCCGGCGGGATCACCGGAACCGCGTCGAGCACCATGCCCATCGGCGAGTTGGCATTGGTCTGGAACGCTGCGACGACCTTGAGTCGCTTGAGCGCGCGCAGCTTCTTCTGCCCCTTGCCGTTCTTGATGGTGTCGCGCAGCGACTCGGCTTCGGCGTCGATGTCGAAGCTCTCGATGAGCTTCTTGATCGACTCCGCGCCCATGGCACCGGTGAAGTACTCGCCGTAGCGGTCCTGCAGCTCGCGGTAGAGCAGCTCGTCGACGATCAGCTGCTTGGGAGCCAGCTTGGTGAACGTCGTCCAGATCTCGTCGAGCCGGTCGAGCTCACGCTGGGTCCGATCGCGCAGCTGACGCATCTCGCGCTCGCCACCGTCGCGCACCTTGCGCTTGACGTCGGACTTGGCGCCCTCGTCCTCGAGCTCCTTCATGTCGGCTTCGAGCTTCTGGGCCCGCGCCTCCAGGTCGGCGTCGCGCTGATCCTCGATCGCCTTGCGCTCGACAGCCATCTCCGCCTCGAGGGTGGAGAGCTCGTTGTGCCGCATCTCGTCGTCGACCGCCGTGATGACGTAGGCCGCGAAGTAGATGATCTTCTCGAGATCCTTCGGCGCCAGGTCGAGCAGGTAGCCCAACCGCGACGGCACACCCTTGAAGTACCAGATGTGCGTGACCGGCGCGGCCAGCTCGATGTGGCCCATCCGCTCACGACGCACTTTGGCGCGGGTCACCTCGACGCCGCAGCGCTCGCAGATGATGCCCTTGAAGCGGACGCGCTTGTACTTACCGCAGTAGCACTCCCAGTCGCGAGTCGGTCCGAAGATCTTCTCGCAGAACAGACCGTCCTTCTCGGGCTTGAGCGTGCGGTAGTTGATGGTCTCCGGCTTCTTGACCTCGCCGTAGGACCAGTTACGGATGTCGTCCGCGGTGGCCAGACCGATGCGGAGTTCATCGAAGAAGTTGACGTCTAACACGTAACTCCCTTTCCCCTTTCGGGACTAGAAACTTGAAACAGGCCGGTGGACGAGGTTTCTAGGCAAGATCCTCGACGGACGCGGATTCGTTGCGCGACAAGTTGATTCCCAGGTTCGCAGCAGCGCGCTCCAGGTCCTCGTCGTCGCCGTCGCGCATCTCGATCGCGGCGCCGTCGGACGACAGCACCTCGACGTTGAGGCACAGCGACTGCAGCTCCTTGAGAAGCACCTTGAACGACTCCGGGATGCCCGGCTCGGGGATGTTCTCGCCCTTGACGATCGCCTCGTAGACCTTGACGCGCCCGACGGTGTCGTCGGACTTGATCGTCAAGAGCTCCTGCAGCGTGTACGCCGCGCCGTAGGCCTGCATGGCCCAGCACTCCATCTCACCGAAACGCTGACCGCCGAACTGCGCCTTACCGCCCAGCGGCTGCTGGGTGATCATCGAGTACGGACCGGTCGAGCGGGCGTGGATCTTGTCGTCGACCAGGTGGTGCAGCTTCAGGATGTACATGTAGCCGACCGTCACCGGGTACGGGAACGGCTCACCACTGCGTCCGTCGAACAACTGGGACTTGCCCTCCGCGTTCACCATGACGTCACCGTCGCGGTTCGGCAGCGTCGAGCCGAGCAGACCCTCCAGCTCGCCCTCGCGGGCACCGTCGAACACCGGGGTGGCGACGATGCTGTCGGCCGGAGCCGACTTCAGGTCCTCCGGCAAGCTGGCCGCCCACTCCGGGCTGCCCTCGATGTTCCAGCCGGCCTTGGCGACCCACCCGAGGTGGGTTTCCAGGATCTGGCCGATGTTCATACGACGGGGCACACCGTGGGTGTTCAGGATGATGTCCACCGGCGTGCCGTCGGGCATGAACGGCATGTCCTCGACGGGCAGGATCTTCCCGATGACGCCCTTGTTGCCGTGGCGTCCGGCGAGCTTGTCGCCGTCGGAGATCTTGCGCTTCTGGGCCACGTAGACGCGGACCAGCTCGTTGACGCCGGCGGGCAGCTCGTCGTCGTCCTCGCGGGAGAACACCCGGATGCCGATGACCTTGCCGGACTCACCGTGCGGCACCTTGAGCGACGTGTCGCGGACCTCGCGGGCCTTCTCGCCGAAGATGGCACGCAGCAGACGCTCCTCCGGGGTCAGCTCGGTCTCGCCCTTCGGGGTGACCTTGCCGACCAGGATGTCGCCGTCGCGGACCTCGGCGCCGATACGGATGATGCCGCGCTCGTCGAGATCGGCCAGCACCTCATCGGAGACGTTCGGGATGTCCCGGGTGATCTCCTCGGCGCCCAGCTTGGTGTCGCGGGCATCGATCTCGTGCTCCTCGATGTGGATCGAGGTCAGCACGTCCTCTTCGACCAGGCGGTTGGAGAGGATGATCGCGTCCTCGTAGTTGTGCCCCTCCCACGGCATGACGGCGACGAGCAGGTTCTTGCCCAGCGCCATCTCGCCGTTCTCGGTGCACGGACCATCCGCGAGAACCTGCCCGGACTCCACCCTTTGCCCGGCGTCCACGATCGGACGCTGGTTGGCGCACGTGCCGTGGTTGGACCGCGCGAACTTGCGCATCCGGTAGGTGTGCCGGGTGCCGTCGTCGGCCATCACGGTGATGTAGTCGGCGGACACCTCCTCGATGACGCCGGCCTTGTCGGCGACGACGACGTCACCGGCGTCGATCGCGGCGCGCAGCTCCATTCCGGTGCCCACCAGCGGTGCCTCGCTGCGCACCAGCGGAACCGCCTGGCGCTGCATGTTGGCACCCATCAGGGCGCGGTTGGCGTCGTCGTGCTCGAGGAACGGGATCATCGCCGTCGCGACCGACACCATCTGGCGCGGCGAGACGTCCATGTAGTCGACCTCGGAGGCCGAGACGAACTCGACCTCGCCGCCCTTGCGTCGGACCAGCACGCGGTCCTCCACGAAGCGCTCGTCACCGTCGAGCGGCGAGTTGGCCTGTGCCACGACGTGGCGGTCCTCCTCGTCGGCGGTCAGGTAGTCGATCTGGTCGCTGACCCTGCCGTCGATGACCTTGCGGTACGGCGTCTCGATGAAGCCGAACGGGTTCACCCGCGCATACACCGACAGGGAGCCGATCAGGCCGATGTTCGGGCCTTCCGGCGTCTCGATCGGGCACATGCGGCCGTAGTGGCTGGAGTGCACGTCGCGGACCTC
This window contains:
- the sthA gene encoding Si-specific NAD(P)(+) transhydrogenase, which translates into the protein MASQTEYDLVVIGSGPGGQKAAVAASKLGKSVAVIERGWMLGGVCVNTGTIPSKTLREAVIYLTGMNQRELYGTSYRVKDNITTEDLHMRTSHVITREIDVVRSQLIRNKIDLFTGHGRFVDPHTVVVENENDSEHTTVSGEHIVIATGTKPARPDGIEFDDEHVLDSDGILGLKKVPTSMVVVGAGVVGIEYASIFAALGTKVTVVEKRPSMLDFVDSEIVEALTFHLRDLAVTFRFGEEVTGVEIGDESTLTTLASGKQIAADTVMYSAGRQGLTDTLDLKAAGLEADKRGRLDVGDDFRTAVEHIFAVGDVIGFPALAATSMDQGRLAAYHAFDEPANDMTALQPIGIYTIPEVSYVGATEAELTEQSIPYEFGVARYRELARGQIAGDSHGMLKLLVSTEDRTLLGVHIFGTNATELIHIGQAVMGCGGTVDYLVDAVLNYPTFSEAYKVAALDVTNKLRAVEEFRK
- a CDS encoding DNA-directed RNA polymerase subunit beta'; amino-acid sequence: MLDVNFFDELRIGLATADDIRNWSYGEVKKPETINYRTLKPEKDGLFCEKIFGPTRDWECYCGKYKRVRFKGIICERCGVEVTRAKVRRERMGHIELAAPVTHIWYFKGVPSRLGYLLDLAPKDLEKIIYFAAYVITAVDDEMRHNELSTLEAEMAVERKAIEDQRDADLEARAQKLEADMKELEDEGAKSDVKRKVRDGGEREMRQLRDRTQRELDRLDEIWTTFTKLAPKQLIVDELLYRELQDRYGEYFTGAMGAESIKKLIESFDIDAEAESLRDTIKNGKGQKKLRALKRLKVVAAFQTNANSPMGMVLDAVPVIPPELRPMVQLDGGRFATSDLNDLYRRVINRNNRLKRLIDLGAPEIIVNNEKRMLQESVDALFDNGRRGRPVTGPGNRPLKSLSDLLKGKQGRFRQNLLGKRVDYSGRSVIVVGPQLKLHQCGLPKLMALELFKPFVMKRLVDLNHAQNIKSAKRMVERQRPQVWDVLEEVIGEHPVLLNRAPTLHRLGIQAFEPQLVEGKAIQLHPLVCEAFNADFDGDQMAVHLPLSAEAQAEARILMLSSNNILSPASGRPLAMPRLDMVTGLYFLTTEIEGDTGHYTPAAKDQPESGVYSSPAEAIMALDRGALSVRAKIRVRLTQQRPPVDLEAQLFENGWTPGDAWTADTTLGRVLFNELLPKGYPFVNEQMHKKVQARIINDLAERYPMIVVAQTVDKLKDAGFHWATRSGVTVSMADVLVPPQKQEILDRYEKEADGIEKKYQRGALNHDERNEALVKIWQDATEEVGKALEEYYPEDNPIITIVKSGATGNLTQTRTLAGMKGLVTNPKGEFIPRPIKSSFREGLTVLEYFINTHGARKGLADTALRTADSGYLTRRLVDVSQDVIVRENDCETERGINVTLAEKQDDGTLVRDQHIETSAYARTLATDAVDADGNVVVERGHDLGDPAIDALLAAGITEVKVRSVLTCTTGTGVCAMCYGRSMATGKLVDIGEAVGIVAAQSIGEPGTQLTMRTFHQGGVTGGQDIVGGLPRVQELFEARVPRNRAPIADVSGRIRLEESDKFYKITIVPDDGGEEVVYDKLSRRQRLKVFKHEDGSERLLTDGDHVEVGQQLMEGSADPHEVLRVQGPREVQIHLVKEVQEVYRAQGVSIHDKHIEVIVRQMLRRVTIIDSGATEFLPGSLTERGEFETENRRVVAEGNEPAAGRPVLMGITKASLATDSWLSAASFQETTRVLTDAAINCRSDKLQGLKENVIIGKLIPAGTGINRYRNIQVQPTEEARAAAYTIPSYEDQYYSPDFGQATGAAVPLDDYGYSDYR
- a CDS encoding alpha/beta fold hydrolase translates to MQTTSRGLRIHYTVDGDGPPLVLVPGTLLAARHWKDFGYVDTLARDWRVIAIDPLGHGASDRPQEPDAYRPASVTADLVAVLDAEGVRRATVWGYSRGGWLAVNLAARYPQRVERLVVGAYAMHAHEEEVDRILVRFAAMLRDGDWARVWEAFGITDPAVRTMLEDGNDARAVAAAVTGSMCPTRYVDPASIACSATYYVGSQEWIVPHVRADVAALGAHGATLDVIVDQTHFGVFLDAAEPVLAAVTARLRE
- a CDS encoding phosphatase PAP2 family protein, which encodes MSAIDQSSIALTHDTDVPSPPTRARRLRIARWVAVAVWATVVVWRTVTDGFAFNRELLLVYICTGLIAASIGQGRRVFQVVRDWLPFALVLIAYDLSRGAATLIGRPTLWHWQADADRAIFFGAMPTVWLQERLKLPSPPWWEVVISSVYMSFFILPYVIAGVLWLRDREEWKAFVRLFVGLNFTALLIYALLPAAPPWAAARCTPGDVADGPSGPGCMFRSARGVPDGGLLGAMQSTQDGAHDWVERIVGRGWGKLNLHSATALLDQGQASVNLVAAIPSLHAGMSAALAAFLWTRVQRWWRPLLVAYPLVMAFTLVYSAEHYVVDLLLGWVLAAVVILALKRFEARRRRAADMVSVTDLV
- a CDS encoding deoxyribonuclease IV; this encodes MLIGSHVHGDDPLAAAQADGADVLQFFLGNPQSWKKPKPRDDADALKASSTPIYVHAPYLINVASANNRVRIPSRKILQDTCDAAADVGATAVIVHGGHADDNDMQAGFERWAKALDYLETDVPVYLENTAGGDHAMARHFDTIARLWDHIGDKGIGFCLDTCHAWAAGEALIDAVERIKAITGRIDLVHCNDSRDAAGSGADRHANFGTGQIDPQLLVAVVSAAGAPVICETADEGRKDDIAFLREHLR
- a CDS encoding acyl-CoA dehydrogenase family protein, whose product is MDTHVVTNQVPPLENFNPAASPVLAEALIREGGQWGADEVHELGALGGSTRAQRWGELADRNRPVLHTHDRNGHRIDEIEFDPAYHELMSVAVGHGLHAAPWADDRPGAHVVRAAKTSVWTPEPGHICPISMTYAVVPALRHNPELAAVYEPLLTSRSYDPHLAVPTTKAGITAGMSMTEKQGGSDVRAGTTEATPNGDGTYSLRGHKWFTSAPMCDIFLVLAQARDRGERSDGKGGGLSCFLLPRILPDGSRNRMFLQRLKDKLGNHANASSEVEYDGATAWLVGEEGRGVPTIIEMVNLTRLDCTLGSATSMRNGLMRAIHHAQHRKAFGAYLIDQPLMRNVLADLAVEAEAATMLAMRMAGATDHAVRGDERETLLRRIGLAAAKYWVCKRATPHAAEAMECLGGNGYVEDSGMPRLYREAPLMGIWEGSGNVSALDALRAMMTRPECIDVLFDELAITTGHDARLDAHVGALRPQLGDLESIQYRARQVAEDIALALQGSLLVRHGHPAVAEAFLATRMGGQWGGAFGTLPTGLDLAPILERAMVKA